The following are from one region of the Camelus dromedarius isolate mCamDro1 chromosome 34, mCamDro1.pat, whole genome shotgun sequence genome:
- the OAF gene encoding out at first protein homolog: MRPPGRRGVPSAPLALLLLLLPLLVPPLGVPRGVGAGTGAGAPAELRVRVRLPDGQVTEESLQADSDADSISLELRKPDGTLVSFTADFKKDVKIFRALILGELEKGQSQFQALCFVTRLHHNEIIPSEAMAKLRQKNPRAVRQAEEVRGLEHLHMDVAVNFSQGGLLSPHLRNVCAEAADAIYTRQEDVRFWLEQGVDSSVFEALPKASEQMWLPRCGQAGDRGKPCVCRYGLSLAWYPCTLKYCHSRDRPAPYKCGIRSCQKSYSFDFYVPQRQLCLWDEDP, from the exons ATGCGCCCGCCCGGCCGCCGCGGGGTCCCCTCGGCGCCCCtcgccctgctgctgctgctgctgccgctgctcgTGCCGCCGCTGGGGGTGCCGCGCGGCGTGGGCGCGGGGACCGGGGCGGGCGCGCCTGCTGAGCTGCGGGTCCGCGTGCGGCTGCCCGATGGCCAGGTGACCGAGGAGAGCCTGCAGGCGGACAGCGACGCCGACAGCATCAGCCTGGAGCTGCGCAAGCCCGACGGCACCCTGGTCTCCTTCACCGCCGACTTCAAGAAG GATGTGAAGATCTTCCGGGCTCTGATCCTGGGGGAGCTGGAGAAGGGGCAGAGTCAGTTCCAGGCCCTCTGCTTTGTCACCCGGCTGCACCACAATGAGATCATTCCCAGTGAGGCCATGGCCAAGCTCCGACAG AAAAATCCACGGGCGGTGCGGCAGGCTGAGGAGGTGCggggtctggagcatctgcacaTGGATGTCGCCGTCAACTTCAGCCAGGGGGGCCTGCTGAGCCCCCATCTCCGCAATGTGTGTGCCGAGGCTGCAGATGCCATCTACACCCGCCAGGAGGACGTCCGGTTCTGGCTGGAGCAAG gtgTGGACAGCTCCGTGTTCGAGGCGCTGCCCAAGGCCTCAGAGCAGATGTGGCTGCCTCGCTGCGGGCAGGCGGGGGACCGCGGGAAGCCCTGCGTGTGCCGCTACGGCCTGAGCCTGGCCTGGTACCCCTGCACGCTCAAGTACTGCCACAGCCGCGACCGCCCGGCGCCCTACAAGTGCGGCATCCGCAGCTGCCAGAAGAGCTACAGCTTCGACTTCTACGTGCCCCAGAGGCAGCTGTGCCTCTGGGACGAGGACCCCTAG